The Manihot esculenta cultivar AM560-2 chromosome 11, M.esculenta_v8, whole genome shotgun sequence genome includes a region encoding these proteins:
- the LOC110626770 gene encoding eukaryotic initiation factor 4A-3 encodes MAAAATSVVPAGRSARRAAVEDDKLVFETTEGIEPITSFDEMGIKNDLLRGIYAYGFEKPSAIQQRAVMPIIKGRDVIAQAQSGTGKTSMIALTVCQLVDTSSREVQALILSPTRELAAQTEKVILAIGDYINIQAHACIGGKSVGEDIRKLEYGVHVVSGTPGRVCDMIKRRTLRTRAIRLLVLDESDEMLSRGFKDQIYDVYRYLPPELQVVLISATLPNEILEMTSKFMTDPVKILVKRDELTLEGIKQFFVAVEREEWKFDTLCDLYDTLTITQAVIFCNTKRKVDWLTEKMRSNNFTVSSMHGDMPQRERDAIMSEFRSGTTRVLITTDVWARGLDVQQVSLVINYDLPNNRELYIHRIGRSGRFGRKGVAINFVKSDDIKILRDIEQYYSTQIDEMPMNVADLI; translated from the exons ATGGCCGCGGCGGCGACAAGCGTGGTTCCGGCTGGGCGGAGTGCCAGAAGAGCCGCTGTGGAGGATGACAAATTGGTTTTCGAGACGACAGAAGGTATAGAACCTATAACCAGCTTCGACGAGATGGGCATAAAGAACGATCTGCTACGCGGAATTTATGCCTATGGGTTTGAGAAGCCTTCCGCAATCCAGCAGAGGGCAGTTATGCCCATAATAAAAGGCCGAGATGTGATAGCTCAGGCGCAATCCGGTACCGGCAAGACCTCCATGATTGCACTCACTGTTTGCCAACTCGTTGATACGTCTAGTAGAGA GGTCCAGGCATTGATATTGTCACCTACAAGAGAACTGGCCGCGCAGACAGAAAAAGTAATATTGGCAATTGGTGATTACATCAATATACAAGCACATGCATGTATTGGTGGCAAAAGTGTTGGTGAGGATATCAGAAAGCTAGAGTATGGAGTTCATGTTGTGTCTGGAACTCCAGGCAGAGTCTGTGACATGATAAAGAGGAGGACATTACGCACTAGAGCCATTAGGTTATTAGTTCTT GATGAGTCTGATGAGATGCTGAGCAGAGGTTTCAAGGATCAAATTTATGATGTGTATAGATATCTTCCCCCAGAGCTTCAG gTTGTCTTGATTTCTGCTACTCTTCCTAATGAAATTTTGGAGATGACGAGCAAGTTCATGACAGACCCTGTTAAGATTCTTGTGAAACGTGATGAATTGACATTAGAA GGAATCAAACAATTTTTCGTTGCAGTTGAAAGGGAAGAGTGGAAATTTGATACTCTCTGCGATCTTTATGATACTCTTACCATCACCCAAGCTGTGATTTTCTGCAACACAAAACGGAAG GTGGATTGGCTAACTGAGAAAATGCGGAGCAATAACTTCACAGTCTCATCAATGCATGGTGACATGCCtcaaagggagagagatgcaatTATGTCAGAGTTCCGCTCTGGTACAACCCGTGTCCTGATAACTACTGATGTTTGGGCCCGAGGGCTTGATGTTCAACAG GTCTCTTTGGTGATCAATTATGACCTACCAAACAATCGAGAGCTTTACATCCATCGGATTGGTCGTTCAGGTCGTTTTGGACGCAAG GGAGTTGCGATAAATTTCGTGAAAAGTGATGATATCAAGATATTGAGAGATATAGAGCAGTACTACAGTACCCAGATCGATGAAATGCCAATGAATGTTGCTGATCTAATCTAA